In a single window of the Dromaius novaehollandiae isolate bDroNov1 chromosome 17, bDroNov1.hap1, whole genome shotgun sequence genome:
- the GGT5 gene encoding glutathione hydrolase 5 proenzyme isoform X2, with translation MSTGRICCLVLLTLGVLAVVVALVVILTQPKCGPQQYLHGAVAADTKVCSDIGRDILKSGGTAVDAAIAALICTSVTNPQSSGLGGGVVFTIYNASTGTVEVINARETVPREFLRNLLTGCTGVPIGPHWIAVPGEIRGYEAAHKRYGRLPWKSLFEPTIKLLSEPLIISPVMDGIMSHPNFSRPGRSLCPLICEGQRFLKHGETFRWPALQRTLRAVAENGASAFYEGPIGKALVEDMRKAGSSISLEDLKAYKAEVSSALNITLNNYTTVFSPGPPMGGAALLFILKILEEYKLHKESLATPEEKVENYHLIAEALKFGNMQKPHMSDPAFSDAQVTAGILLSDKVAKFVRSQIDDSGDHPLNHYQVLESTSSHRYKTKGTTHISVLAADGSAVSATSTINYPFGSFVYSNQTGIILNNELADFCIANRSIKPGERPPSSMVPSILVSKTGDMLVIGGAGGSWIISATAMEVRSGLLRRGHKENKFMFALNVVQGISKEGKCISAYSDIRKLGKSAGY, from the exons ATGTCTACGGGGAGGATctgctgcctggtgctgctgACCCTAGGGGTGCTGGCTGTGGTGGTTGCGCTCGTGGTGATCCTGACTCAACCCAAGTGTGGTCCTCAGCAATACCTGCACGGTGCTGTGGCTGCTGACACCAAGGTCTGCTCTGACATCGGCCG GGACATCCTGAAAAGTGGAGGCACAGCTGTGGATGCTGCTATTGCTGCCTTGATCTGCACCTCGGTGACGAATCCTCAGAGCTCAGGCCTGGGTGGCGGGGTCGTATTTACCATCTATAACGCCAGCACAG GAACAGTCGAGGTGATCAATGCCCGCGAGACAGTCCCACGAGAGTTTCTGCGCAATTTGTTGACTGGCTGCACTGGTGTCCCTATTG GGCCCCACTGGATTGCTGTACCAGGAGAAATTCGTGGCTATGAAGCAGCCCACAAGCGATATGGCCGCTTACCATGGAAATCACTGTTTGAACCAACCATCAAGCTCCTTTCAGAGCCACTTATCATTTCCCCAGTTATGGACGGAATTATGAGTCACCCAAACTTCTCCAGACCAGGACGAAGCCTCTG CCCGTTGATATGTGAAGGTCAAAGGTTTCTGAAGCATGGAGAGACCTTCAGGTGGCCAGCATTGCAGCGAACGCTGAGAGCTGTGGCAGAAAACGGAGCTTCAGCATTTTATGAGGGGCCGATAGGAAAGGCCCTGGTGGAGGACATGAGGAAGGCTG GGTCCAGTATCTCACTGGAGGACCTTAAGGCATACAAAGCAGAGGTGTCCTCAGCTCTGAACATTACCCTGAACAATTACACCACAGTGTTTTCTCCTGGACCGCCCATGGGAGGTGCTGCGCTCCTGTTCATCCTCAAGATACTTGAAG AGTATAAGCTCCACAAAGAGTCACTGGCAACACCGGAGGAGAAGGTGGAAAACTACCATCTTATTGCAGAGGCCCTGAAGTTTGGCAATATGCAAAAACCCCATATGAGTGACCCAGCATTCTCTGATGCCCAG GTGACTGCTGGGATCCTGCTGTCTGATAAAGTTGCTAAGTTTGTCAGAAGCCAAATAGATGACAGCGGTGACCATCCACTCAACCATTACCAGGTGCTGGAGTCCACCTCTAGCCACAGATACAAAACTAAGGGCACCACCCACATCTCTGTGCTCGCTGCAGATGGCAGTGCCGTGTCCGCCACCAGCACCATCAACTACCC GTTCGGCTCCTTTGTATATTCTAACCAAACTGGgatcattttaaataatgaactTGCTGATTTCTGCATAGCAAACAGAAGTATTAAGCCAG GAGAGAGGCCTCCCTCGTCCATGGTGCCTTCCATTCTCGTATCCAAAACAGGAGATATGCTGGTGATCGGAGGAGCCGGTGGGTCCTGGATTATCAGTGCTACTGCTATG GAGGTTAGGAGCGGCCTGCTGAGAAGAGgacataaagaaaataaatttatgtTTGCACTGAATGTTGTGCAGGGAATTTCCAAGGAAGGAAAATGCATCTCTGCTTACTCTGATATAAGGAAGCTGGGGAAATCAGCTGGATATTAG
- the GGT5 gene encoding glutathione hydrolase 5 proenzyme isoform X1, whose protein sequence is MSTGRICCLVLLTLGVLAVVVALVVILTQPKCGPQQYLHGAVAADTKVCSDIGRDILKSGGTAVDAAIAALICTSVTNPQSSGLGGGVVFTIYNASTGTVEVINARETVPREFLRNLLTGCTGVPIGPHWIAVPGEIRGYEAAHKRYGRLPWKSLFEPTIKLLSEPLIISPVMDGIMSHPNFSRPGRSLCPLICEGQRFLKHGETFRWPALQRTLRAVAENGASAFYEGPIGKALVEDMRKAGSSISLEDLKAYKAEVSSALNITLNNYTTVFSPGPPMGGAALLFILKILEEYKLHKESLATPEEKVENYHLIAEALKFGNMQKPHMSDPAFSDAQVTAGILLSDKVAKFVRSQIDDSGDHPLNHYQVLESTSSHRYKTKGTTHISVLAADGSAVSATSTINYPFGSFVYSNQTGIILNNELADFCIANRSIKPGERPPSSMVPSILVSKTGDMLVIGGAGGSWIISATAMAIINKLWLGYDLEHAIAAPIMHTEGDKILFETNFSEEVRSGLLRRGHKENKFMFALNVVQGISKEGKCISAYSDIRKLGKSAGY, encoded by the exons ATGTCTACGGGGAGGATctgctgcctggtgctgctgACCCTAGGGGTGCTGGCTGTGGTGGTTGCGCTCGTGGTGATCCTGACTCAACCCAAGTGTGGTCCTCAGCAATACCTGCACGGTGCTGTGGCTGCTGACACCAAGGTCTGCTCTGACATCGGCCG GGACATCCTGAAAAGTGGAGGCACAGCTGTGGATGCTGCTATTGCTGCCTTGATCTGCACCTCGGTGACGAATCCTCAGAGCTCAGGCCTGGGTGGCGGGGTCGTATTTACCATCTATAACGCCAGCACAG GAACAGTCGAGGTGATCAATGCCCGCGAGACAGTCCCACGAGAGTTTCTGCGCAATTTGTTGACTGGCTGCACTGGTGTCCCTATTG GGCCCCACTGGATTGCTGTACCAGGAGAAATTCGTGGCTATGAAGCAGCCCACAAGCGATATGGCCGCTTACCATGGAAATCACTGTTTGAACCAACCATCAAGCTCCTTTCAGAGCCACTTATCATTTCCCCAGTTATGGACGGAATTATGAGTCACCCAAACTTCTCCAGACCAGGACGAAGCCTCTG CCCGTTGATATGTGAAGGTCAAAGGTTTCTGAAGCATGGAGAGACCTTCAGGTGGCCAGCATTGCAGCGAACGCTGAGAGCTGTGGCAGAAAACGGAGCTTCAGCATTTTATGAGGGGCCGATAGGAAAGGCCCTGGTGGAGGACATGAGGAAGGCTG GGTCCAGTATCTCACTGGAGGACCTTAAGGCATACAAAGCAGAGGTGTCCTCAGCTCTGAACATTACCCTGAACAATTACACCACAGTGTTTTCTCCTGGACCGCCCATGGGAGGTGCTGCGCTCCTGTTCATCCTCAAGATACTTGAAG AGTATAAGCTCCACAAAGAGTCACTGGCAACACCGGAGGAGAAGGTGGAAAACTACCATCTTATTGCAGAGGCCCTGAAGTTTGGCAATATGCAAAAACCCCATATGAGTGACCCAGCATTCTCTGATGCCCAG GTGACTGCTGGGATCCTGCTGTCTGATAAAGTTGCTAAGTTTGTCAGAAGCCAAATAGATGACAGCGGTGACCATCCACTCAACCATTACCAGGTGCTGGAGTCCACCTCTAGCCACAGATACAAAACTAAGGGCACCACCCACATCTCTGTGCTCGCTGCAGATGGCAGTGCCGTGTCCGCCACCAGCACCATCAACTACCC GTTCGGCTCCTTTGTATATTCTAACCAAACTGGgatcattttaaataatgaactTGCTGATTTCTGCATAGCAAACAGAAGTATTAAGCCAG GAGAGAGGCCTCCCTCGTCCATGGTGCCTTCCATTCTCGTATCCAAAACAGGAGATATGCTGGTGATCGGAGGAGCCGGTGGGTCCTGGATTATCAGTGCTACTGCTATG GCTATTATAAACAAGCTATGGCTTGGCTATGACCTGGAACATGCCATTGCGGCTCCCATCATGCATACTGAAGGTGACAAAATCCTGTTTGAGACAAACTTCAGTGAG GAGGTTAGGAGCGGCCTGCTGAGAAGAGgacataaagaaaataaatttatgtTTGCACTGAATGTTGTGCAGGGAATTTCCAAGGAAGGAAAATGCATCTCTGCTTACTCTGATATAAGGAAGCTGGGGAAATCAGCTGGATATTAG
- the GGT5 gene encoding glutathione hydrolase 5 proenzyme isoform X3, whose product MQRHMELRDILKSGGTAVDAAIAALICTSVTNPQSSGLGGGVVFTIYNASTGTVEVINARETVPREFLRNLLTGCTGVPIGPHWIAVPGEIRGYEAAHKRYGRLPWKSLFEPTIKLLSEPLIISPVMDGIMSHPNFSRPGRSLCPLICEGQRFLKHGETFRWPALQRTLRAVAENGASAFYEGPIGKALVEDMRKAGSSISLEDLKAYKAEVSSALNITLNNYTTVFSPGPPMGGAALLFILKILEEYKLHKESLATPEEKVENYHLIAEALKFGNMQKPHMSDPAFSDAQVTAGILLSDKVAKFVRSQIDDSGDHPLNHYQVLESTSSHRYKTKGTTHISVLAADGSAVSATSTINYPFGSFVYSNQTGIILNNELADFCIANRSIKPGERPPSSMVPSILVSKTGDMLVIGGAGGSWIISATAMAIINKLWLGYDLEHAIAAPIMHTEGDKILFETNFSEEVRSGLLRRGHKENKFMFALNVVQGISKEGKCISAYSDIRKLGKSAGY is encoded by the exons GGACATCCTGAAAAGTGGAGGCACAGCTGTGGATGCTGCTATTGCTGCCTTGATCTGCACCTCGGTGACGAATCCTCAGAGCTCAGGCCTGGGTGGCGGGGTCGTATTTACCATCTATAACGCCAGCACAG GAACAGTCGAGGTGATCAATGCCCGCGAGACAGTCCCACGAGAGTTTCTGCGCAATTTGTTGACTGGCTGCACTGGTGTCCCTATTG GGCCCCACTGGATTGCTGTACCAGGAGAAATTCGTGGCTATGAAGCAGCCCACAAGCGATATGGCCGCTTACCATGGAAATCACTGTTTGAACCAACCATCAAGCTCCTTTCAGAGCCACTTATCATTTCCCCAGTTATGGACGGAATTATGAGTCACCCAAACTTCTCCAGACCAGGACGAAGCCTCTG CCCGTTGATATGTGAAGGTCAAAGGTTTCTGAAGCATGGAGAGACCTTCAGGTGGCCAGCATTGCAGCGAACGCTGAGAGCTGTGGCAGAAAACGGAGCTTCAGCATTTTATGAGGGGCCGATAGGAAAGGCCCTGGTGGAGGACATGAGGAAGGCTG GGTCCAGTATCTCACTGGAGGACCTTAAGGCATACAAAGCAGAGGTGTCCTCAGCTCTGAACATTACCCTGAACAATTACACCACAGTGTTTTCTCCTGGACCGCCCATGGGAGGTGCTGCGCTCCTGTTCATCCTCAAGATACTTGAAG AGTATAAGCTCCACAAAGAGTCACTGGCAACACCGGAGGAGAAGGTGGAAAACTACCATCTTATTGCAGAGGCCCTGAAGTTTGGCAATATGCAAAAACCCCATATGAGTGACCCAGCATTCTCTGATGCCCAG GTGACTGCTGGGATCCTGCTGTCTGATAAAGTTGCTAAGTTTGTCAGAAGCCAAATAGATGACAGCGGTGACCATCCACTCAACCATTACCAGGTGCTGGAGTCCACCTCTAGCCACAGATACAAAACTAAGGGCACCACCCACATCTCTGTGCTCGCTGCAGATGGCAGTGCCGTGTCCGCCACCAGCACCATCAACTACCC GTTCGGCTCCTTTGTATATTCTAACCAAACTGGgatcattttaaataatgaactTGCTGATTTCTGCATAGCAAACAGAAGTATTAAGCCAG GAGAGAGGCCTCCCTCGTCCATGGTGCCTTCCATTCTCGTATCCAAAACAGGAGATATGCTGGTGATCGGAGGAGCCGGTGGGTCCTGGATTATCAGTGCTACTGCTATG GCTATTATAAACAAGCTATGGCTTGGCTATGACCTGGAACATGCCATTGCGGCTCCCATCATGCATACTGAAGGTGACAAAATCCTGTTTGAGACAAACTTCAGTGAG GAGGTTAGGAGCGGCCTGCTGAGAAGAGgacataaagaaaataaatttatgtTTGCACTGAATGTTGTGCAGGGAATTTCCAAGGAAGGAAAATGCATCTCTGCTTACTCTGATATAAGGAAGCTGGGGAAATCAGCTGGATATTAG